TCGGCCTTCCACGTGTCTTGACCTGGATGTAGCTTGTCTTCCCTTCCTCGCGAAGTTCGATATCTTCGTCGCGCTCGACGGAGACCGAGACGATATCTCGGCCTTGCATGCCGAAGAGTAGTTGGACCGCGTAAAGATGCTGGTAGAAGTAGCCGCGATGGACCGCCTCGATCCGGACCAGCTGAGCCGTGTCGAGAACGGGTGGCAGGGCCATATCCGCGTGGTCGTCGCCGTCAGCCAATCTTCCCTCCACCCTTTTCTTATTCGGGTCGATATGGACCGCCCCGCGCCTGATTTCGAGAAGTCGCCGGAAGTTTTTGCACCGGATTGACGTCTATTTCTCCGGGAGGCCGTGCCGCCGCGTCTGCAGCTGCGACGGCATTCGCGGTGGGGCATCAGCGCTGATCTCATCGGGAGATGCCGACCGCCGGACCCTTCATAGTTCGACCCACATATCGTCGAGGCGGATGGCCGTCATCGTCCACCAGCGACCTGATGTCCGCTTCCGGGTTCTAGTCGAATCCAGCACAATGGCCGACATGAGGCGCAAACCGGACCGCGAATGGTGCCGGGCGTTGAGAACAAATTCGAGAATTTGCGCCACCGCTTTTCGCCGAAGCATGCACATATGCGGCGGCCGCCCGGCGATCGCGACATAGCAGATACTTGGCATGTCGGCGACACCGGGATCGAAACGATCGTTCTCAAATCGAGAGGATTCCACGAATTACGTTTGAGGAGGCTCAGAGGCCAGCCTGAGATTTCAACGCGTCGACTCGTTCGCGGCAAATTTGCCCGACGATATCTCGAAGCCTCGTCGCGGCCGCGGCGAGCGCTTCCAGGTCATCGGCTGCTATCGTATAGCTCGACGAATAGCGCGCCTCCACATACGCGCGCTTCAATAGTTCGAAGCGCCGTCGGCCGAGTTTGTTCTCGCGCGGCCAAGCTTCGACGAGCCGCGGCTCGCGGTCCTCAGCCAAGGATCGGAGAAACTTGATGTTGTGAGAGCGAGGAAAATAAAAGGTGTTGGTCAACAAGTAGCAAGCGTAGGCACGCTCCACAGCTTGGTGAAGGGTGAACGCTGCCGCCTTGCGCCAAACGAGGTCATCATTCCCGCGCCCGACTTGAAAATCGACCGTTGCCAATTGAACGTCGATGGCCGGTAGACATTCTTCAAAATACCCCGCCGCCATCTCGTAAGCGTCAGCCGGCGTGAGCGGTTTGGGAACCGCCAACGCATGGTTCGGCAGCTCGTAAAGCATGATGCCGTCGCGCAGGATATCGACCCAGAAATATTCGCCGCGACCAAGCGCGCGATTCACTTCGTCGAGCGTGTGCACGATGATGTTGAGCGTTCGGCCGATCGCCGGGTCGCGCAGGATCTTATCCTCGGCGAGATACCAGTGATCGGCGATGTCGGTCAGGTCGGCGTGACTGACGATGATCAGGATGTCAAAATCGGACTGGTAGCCATTCTCGGGCTCATCGACCCAGTCGCTGCGCGCATAGCTTCCGAACAGGATGATCTTCAGGATCTTGCCGTTGCGCTTGACGTCCTTCGTCGAGCGCTCGATCGAGCGCGCGAACTCCTCCATCAGCACCAACTTGATGCGCTCGAGTTCGTCCTGCTGCTTGGAGGGAAGATGGTCGATTTCTGATTTCATTTCAGCGAGGAATCTGGCCGACATTCGATGCGCTGGCAAGCCAAACCGGATTCATTCCGGAGCAAATGCCATCGAGCTGGCGAGCATGCTTTCCACCTTGGCCGATCATGAAATCTGCGGCCCTCCCCGACCCCGGCCGATCGTCCAGCTGACGCCGCCTTCGCGCACGATGCCGGCGACGTCCTTCCCGACATGCCGGTCGAGCAACGGTTTCCAGGGCACAAGGGTAAATTCCCTGGCCTTTTCGACGACGCCATATCGGCTGCCCGCGCCATCGATCCGGCGCACGAGCCTTCCCTCGACCCGCTCGCCGTTCGCGGTCTCGGCAAACTCCTTGCCAAGCTCGCGGGCAAGGCCTCGGGCAAGCCGGAGCAATTCGCGGCGCTGGAGCGCCGCCAGCGCGCCTTTCCGGAAAGCAATCCCATCGCCCGCCGCATCGGCTAATTCCTGCTCAATCAGCCATTGCCGGCGGAGCGCGATTGCGGTGCGGACCTCGCGGCCGAAGCCCTTGTCGCGCCCCGAGGCGCGGACGCTATCTTCCGCGCCGCGCTCGAGCCAGGTCACCGCTTCGGCGCGGATCAATTTGTCGACTGGTACGGGAGACAGGATTTCGGCCGCGACGGGGCGATCCTTCGCGGCCCTTGCCTCGTGGGCGGCAGCGCGCGCGAGATGATCGCGCGCGATTGTCCAGCTGCCATCCTTCGCCCTCTCGACCGCTCCGCCCTGGCGGCGCATCGCCTCGAGCCGCCGGACATGGGTTTCGATATAGGCCGCTGAGGCACCTGGCTCGTGCCGCAAATGGGCCGCCTCATCGTATCGTCCGCCATTGTCTGCGGCGATCGCGGCGATCGTGCGATCGACCGCGCGCGGCCCCTGCGCCGCCGGGACGATCCGCACGATGCCATTGTCGGGCAAGGGCCCGACGGCATCCCCCTTCCCGATTGCGACATAATGGCTGCGACCGTCGAGGCCATCGACAATCAGGAAATGCCGGTCGGCGAACTCGTCAGCAAGGCCGCGCATCACGACGCGGCCGACGAGCGCCTCGGCGAGCGGCGCATCAGCGCCGTGGATGACGCGGTCGGCCGGCGCGATGCCGCGGGCGCGAGCAGAGAGTTCGCGCTGCATCGTGCGGACGATGTCGCCGCGCTCGCCCATGCGCGTCAGCGTCGCCCGCATATCCTTCGCGAGCCGCCACTGGCCGGGTGCCACCTCGTCGGCGAGACCCAAGGCCCCGAGTTTTTGCAAGCGGCCGGCGCGGAGCGACTGGACGAAGGGGTCGCCGTGCCGCGCCGCGACGACAAGGTTGGTATCGGCTTCGCGGAGCAGCTCGCGGTCGGCATCGATGAGCCGCTCGGCGCCGATATCGTGGCGCATCCGCGTCTCGATTTCGAGCTGCGTCCTCGGCCCGAGGTCGAGAGTCGCGATCTCGCTCGCGCGCGCCCGCAAGCCATGCGCGATATATTCGCGGGCGATGACGAGATTCGCGCCGCGATCATCCTTGCCGCGCAGCATGATATGGCTGTGCGGATGGCCCGTGTTGAAATGGTCGACCGCGACCCAGTCGAGCCGCGTCCCGAGATCGGCTTCCATCTGCGCCATTAGCCGCCGGACGAATGGCTTGAGGTCGGCATAGAGATCGCCCTCCTCGGCCGACACGATGAAACGGAACTGGTGCCGGTCTCCGGCGCCGCGCTCGATAAAGGATTTGCCGTCGGCTATATCCTCCACGGCCGAATATAATTCGCCGGGCTGGCCCTCACGCGTCACCCCGTCGCGCTGAATATATTTGAGGTGCGCGCCGGCGGCAGCGAGTCCCTTTCCCCCGAGGCGAACAAGACGGCACTTCACGATCACGCGCCGCGCGGCATTTCGCGTGCCGGCGCGGCGCGATGCGAGCAGCCTTCCGGTCGCAGCGCCGCGCCCGATCCGGCTGCCGTCGAAGCGCGCGCGGCGCGTCGCCGTCGCGCTCGCCACCACCGCGCCGGCCGAGAGAATTCGTCCGAGATATTTGCTGGCCCGCCGGCCGCGCGTCGCGCGCATCTTGCCGAGCCGCGGTTCGAACTCGTCCTCGCCGCTCACCGCCCAATTTCCGCGCCAACCCCCCGCCACGTCGCGGGAACCCGCGGCATAGCGGCGCTCGGCCTCCACAAACGCAGAGCAGTCCCCAAGAAAAAGGATGTGCAGACAGTCGCATAGCCGCCCTCGGGGGGCTCTGCCTTTATCTTGCCATCGAGCGTCCCCGTCCCATGGTCACGCATATTTCTCGAGCACCGACTTGACCGCCTCACCCATCCAGGTGCGCCGCCAGAACACCCGCTCGCAGCTTTCCTCCCAGTCCCGCCAGCATTCGATTTCGAACAGGCCCTTGGGAAGGACGTCGGCTTCATCGAAATCGAGCACGCCGGAAAGGACGAGGTCACGCTGCTCGCGATTAAGGCTAATGGCTATGCGTCGGGGCGAAGGAACAGGCATGACGTCGCTCCGGATCGATGCCGCACGGCGCCCGAAGCGCCAGCGCAGATGAGGAAAAAAGGAAGGAGCAGCGCCGCTTCGGCGCCGCTCCCGCGCGCGATCTTCGCCGCTTCAATCGATGCTTTCGAAGGCGCGCTCGGCCTCGCCCCGCCGCTCGAACCGCCGCAGCCCGGCCAAGGCCTCGACGCCGTCGAACGCGTCCACAAGCACGACCGCGACATAGAAGAGGCCATCGAGAAATCCGAAAACCGCCACCTGGTCGAGCACCTCGCCTTCTTCTTCAAGTCGCTCATAGGTGCCGATCCAGCGTTCGCGCTGCCGCGCTTCCCAATAGAAGTCGGCGCCCTCGGCTTCGATGAAATGGCGTGCGAGACCTTCCGCTGCGCTCCGTCCGAATGCGCCTTCGAGCCCCGAAACCAGCCGTTCGAACACCCCGTCCGAAGCCTTTGCGATAGCGATGGCGCCCATGATTTCCTCCTTGAACAAGCGATCCCAAAGTCGGGAACCTGTCCTCGGGGACGGGGGGCGGCGCGGCTGTCAGGGCCGCGCGAAGCGCGCCGCGAAGCGGCGGTGGGGGAGCCGATTTTCGAAGAAAATTGGGGGTACCGCCGGCCTTGCACAGCCGCGCCGCCGCCCGTCATACTCGGCCTTGCCGAGACGAGCCCCACCCTCCCGGCCTTGCCCGGCGCCGCGCGGTTACGGTTCATCGGCCGGTGCCGGTTTGCGCAGCAGGAAGAGCGATTCCGCCGGCGCCCCGGCGACATCCCGCTGGTCTCCTGCGCGCTGCGCCGGGCTCGTTTCGAGCGCGTCGTTATTTACGAGAGATGCGCGGGCCGGAACGGCTCGGCGCGAGAGGAAAATCGGATCGATCGGGCCCGCCGCGACGGCTCGCACCCCATCACGCGCCGCGTACGCGCCACGCCGCGCGGGCACCCCGCCGGTGATCTTTGCGACATATTCGCGCGTCTCGCGCGGCAGCGGGCGCCGCCGCGCGAGATAGTCGCCGTAGCGTCCGGGTCCGGCATTATAGGCAGCGAAGAGCCCCGGATATCCGAAGCGATCGTACATTTCGCGAAGATAGGCGGTACCCGCGACGATATTGTCGCGCGCATCGTACGGGTCTGGTCCGAGCCGGTAGCGCGCGCGCAGGTTCGCCCATGTCGCAGGCATGACCTGCATCAGCCCCATGGCCCCGGCGTGGCTGGTGATCGGCTTGCCTCCGAGGTGCGTGCGGCCGCCGCTCTCGGCCTCGATGACCCGCAGCACCCACGCTTCGGGAAGGCCGAAGCGCGCGGCGGCCTCGCCGACATGGGCGCGCCAGTCGCTTTCGGCGGCGGCAAGGCCCGGGGCGTATCCGAACGCCAGCGCAAGCGCCAAGGCCGCCGCCGCGCGGCTCAGCGCGCCCATAGCAGATGCGCCTTGCCAAGAATGTCGCGCGCGCGCGTCGCGCCGAAATAGCGCCCGTCGAACGAGGCGTCTTCGCCCGCCATGAGCA
This DNA window, taken from Sphingopyxis sp. PAMC25046, encodes the following:
- a CDS encoding nucleotidyltransferase and HEPN domain-containing protein, with protein sequence MSARFLAEMKSEIDHLPSKQQDELERIKLVLMEEFARSIERSTKDVKRNGKILKIILFGSYARSDWVDEPENGYQSDFDILIIVSHADLTDIADHWYLAEDKILRDPAIGRTLNIIVHTLDEVNRALGRGEYFWVDILRDGIMLYELPNHALAVPKPLTPADAYEMAAGYFEECLPAIDVQLATVDFQVGRGNDDLVWRKAAAFTLHQAVERAYACYLLTNTFYFPRSHNIKFLRSLAEDREPRLVEAWPRENKLGRRRFELLKRAYVEARYSSSYTIAADDLEALAAAATRLRDIVGQICRERVDALKSQAGL
- the rlxS gene encoding relaxase/mobilization nuclease RlxS (I built this because a sul1 chimera in AMR looks like the C-terminus.) — its product is MSGEDEFEPRLGKMRATRGRRASKYLGRILSAGAVVASATATRRARFDGSRIGRGAATGRLLASRRAGTRNAARRVIVKCRLVRLGGKGLAAAGAHLKYIQRDGVTREGQPGELYSAVEDIADGKSFIERGAGDRHQFRFIVSAEEGDLYADLKPFVRRLMAQMEADLGTRLDWVAVDHFNTGHPHSHIMLRGKDDRGANLVIAREYIAHGLRARASEIATLDLGPRTQLEIETRMRHDIGAERLIDADRELLREADTNLVVAARHGDPFVQSLRAGRLQKLGALGLADEVAPGQWRLAKDMRATLTRMGERGDIVRTMQRELSARARGIAPADRVIHGADAPLAEALVGRVVMRGLADEFADRHFLIVDGLDGRSHYVAIGKGDAVGPLPDNGIVRIVPAAQGPRAVDRTIAAIAADNGGRYDEAAHLRHEPGASAAYIETHVRRLEAMRRQGGAVERAKDGSWTIARDHLARAAAHEARAAKDRPVAAEILSPVPVDKLIRAEAVTWLERGAEDSVRASGRDKGFGREVRTAIALRRQWLIEQELADAAGDGIAFRKGALAALQRRELLRLARGLARELGKEFAETANGERVEGRLVRRIDGAGSRYGVVEKAREFTLVPWKPLLDRHVGKDVAGIVREGGVSWTIGRGRGGPQIS
- a CDS encoding lytic transglycosylase domain-containing protein, with amino-acid sequence MGALSRAAAALALALAFGYAPGLAAAESDWRAHVGEAAARFGLPEAWVLRVIEAESGGRTHLGGKPITSHAGAMGLMQVMPATWANLRARYRLGPDPYDARDNIVAGTAYLREMYDRFGYPGLFAAYNAGPGRYGDYLARRRPLPRETREYVAKITGGVPARRGAYAARDGVRAVAAGPIDPIFLSRRAVPARASLVNNDALETSPAQRAGDQRDVAGAPAESLFLLRKPAPADEP